Proteins encoded within one genomic window of Saccharopolyspora pogona:
- a CDS encoding ISAs1 family transposase, with protein MINSARRVAGRVGVLGREMEDGLLLGSWRLRNNQTPEEGHPLSFSHGSSWASFPGSAGGDDADLAELMKLLGKVPDRRKRKGRVYSLAFLLAASLIAVLAGASNFRQIADQVADLPASLLRKIGGRWCWFRGFFRVPDTSTIRRALEDVDVAKLEGLIGPWLLRHARPIPGGTLRLAIDGKVLRGSWIGDHESFTLFSAMIHCDGVTVAQVAVPPGTNEITQVTALLDGVSRGVDGRVVVTMDAAHTQRETAEYIAGERGFDYVMTVKGNQAVLKEKVFDRVLPLLRKTPHHVVVDDTHGRIRRWTTWITDAGGIDFPHARSVACVKREETTFSGELVSKERAWIITSQNTTTVTAEDLHDQVRDHWGIENKSHHVRDTTYHEDAQQIYTGTGAHILATLRNTAISMLRITGHNDIRRTTEWISRDRTRTLPLLSLQVAGRNTQ; from the coding sequence GTGATCAACTCAGCTCGTAGGGTTGCCGGCCGGGTTGGCGTGCTGGGCCGGGAAATGGAGGATGGCCTCCTTCTGGGATCATGGAGATTGCGAAATAACCAAACTCCAGAAGAAGGCCATCCGTTGTCATTTTCTCATGGCTCGTCATGGGCGTCGTTTCCGGGTAGCGCCGGCGGTGACGATGCCGATCTGGCGGAACTGATGAAGTTGCTCGGCAAGGTGCCGGATCGCCGTAAGCGGAAGGGCCGCGTGTATAGTTTGGCGTTCCTTCTCGCGGCGTCGTTGATCGCTGTGCTGGCGGGCGCGTCGAATTTCCGGCAGATCGCCGACCAGGTCGCCGATCTGCCGGCGTCGTTACTGCGGAAAATAGGTGGACGATGGTGCTGGTTCCGCGGCTTTTTCCGTGTCCCGGATACGTCCACGATCCGGCGCGCGCTGGAAGATGTCGATGTAGCGAAGCTGGAAGGACTGATCGGGCCGTGGCTGCTGCGTCATGCCCGGCCTATCCCGGGCGGCACGTTGCGGCTGGCTATCGACGGCAAAGTGCTGCGCGGTTCGTGGATCGGGGATCACGAGTCGTTCACGCTGTTCTCCGCGATGATCCACTGCGATGGTGTCACCGTCGCCCAAGTGGCCGTTCCTCCGGGAACCAACGAGATCACCCAGGTCACGGCCCTGCTCGACGGTGTCTCCCGCGGTGTGGACGGCCGTGTGGTGGTCACCATGGACGCCGCGCACACCCAGCGAGAGACCGCCGAATACATTGCCGGCGAACGCGGATTCGACTACGTCATGACAGTAAAGGGAAATCAAGCGGTGCTTAAGGAAAAGGTATTCGACCGCGTTCTTCCGCTCTTGCGGAAAACACCGCATCATGTCGTCGTCGATGACACCCACGGCCGGATACGCCGCTGGACTACCTGGATTACCGACGCCGGCGGAATCGATTTCCCACACGCGCGTTCCGTAGCCTGCGTCAAACGAGAAGAAACAACTTTTTCCGGAGAACTCGTCAGCAAAGAGCGCGCCTGGATCATCACCAGCCAGAACACCACCACAGTCACCGCCGAAGACCTACACGACCAAGTCCGCGACCACTGGGGAATAGAAAACAAAAGCCATCACGTCCGTGACACGACATACCACGAAGACGCACAACAAATCTATACCGGGACCGGTGCCCATATACTGGCAACATTACGGAATACCGCAATATCGATGCTTCGCATAACTGGACACAACGACATCCGCCGGACAACCGAATGGATCAGCAGGGACCGCACACGAACACTCCCCCTCCTGTCACTCCAAGTTGCAGGGCGCAACACACAGTGA
- a CDS encoding DUF397 domain-containing protein → MSTVPRPQFAERDFRKATRSEPDKQCVRVARRDGWVELRDDKAVFGAPDDHRLVFTAEEFDAFLAPIHRGGFEVILVSFVDDCGGVWTCGIRWSAQLFHGSWVGPLRAGWGRVIRLFRVGRGWCGTGGASRVGGASFPGGAV, encoded by the coding sequence ATGAGCACGGTCCCACGACCGCAATTTGCCGAGCGGGATTTCCGCAAGGCAACCCGAAGTGAGCCAGACAAGCAGTGTGTACGGGTGGCTCGCCGGGATGGTTGGGTCGAGTTGCGTGACGACAAGGCGGTGTTCGGCGCGCCGGATGACCACCGGCTGGTGTTCACCGCCGAGGAGTTCGACGCTTTCTTAGCCCCAATCCACCGAGGCGGGTTTGAAGTGATCTTGGTTTCCTTTGTTGATGATTGTGGTGGGGTGTGGACGTGCGGAATCCGCTGGTCTGCCCAGCTTTTCCATGGTTCCTGGGTTGGGCCCTTGCGGGCGGGTTGGGGGAGGGTGATCAGGCTGTTTCGGGTGGGGCGTGGGTGGTGTGGAACAGGTGGTGCCAGTCGTGTTGGCGGGGCCAGTTTTCCGGGAGGTGCAGTGTGA
- a CDS encoding IS1380 family transposase has protein sequence MRSSHSAARVSAVFDDANLVASAGLVPVMRLAERVGLSELVAEGVRVPGSEGANADAKVGSIVAGMLTGADSIDDLDVIRHGAMPKLFGGIRAPSTVGTFLRALTWGHARQVESAARECLVGMARQTPVLAGAAERTFIDADSTLGRVFGHAKQGAAFGHTKIGGHNVRLRGYHPLLTTLSTPRSAPVVAATRMRGGNAGSARGAASLVTETINLARRCGAGPGRMLFRGDSAFYVGEVVSACRAQGVEVSITVAQYPNVQRAIAGIAEDAWTAIKYPQAVWDEASQSWVSDAEIAETEFTAFASDKAHRVAGRLIVRRVKDKNHADALFPVWRYHACFTTSSQPLVEAEKTHRAHAIIEHVNDDLKHGPLAHIPSGVFSANAAWLTLAALTHNLLRAAGSLTSAFHAKARAATLRRTLINIPARVARRARSITLHLPENWPRQHDWHHLFHTTHAPPETA, from the coding sequence GTGCGATCTTCTCATAGTGCTGCGCGGGTGAGCGCGGTGTTCGACGATGCGAATCTGGTGGCTTCGGCGGGGCTGGTTCCGGTGATGCGGTTGGCCGAACGCGTCGGGTTGTCCGAGCTTGTCGCCGAGGGTGTCCGGGTTCCCGGTTCGGAGGGTGCGAATGCGGATGCGAAGGTGGGCTCGATCGTGGCCGGGATGCTCACCGGCGCCGACAGCATTGATGATCTCGATGTGATCCGGCATGGGGCGATGCCGAAGTTGTTCGGCGGGATCCGGGCACCGTCCACTGTGGGCACGTTTCTGCGTGCTTTGACGTGGGGGCATGCCCGGCAGGTGGAGTCGGCCGCGCGGGAGTGCCTGGTGGGCATGGCCCGGCAGACTCCGGTGCTGGCCGGCGCCGCTGAGAGGACGTTCATCGATGCTGATTCCACCCTGGGCAGGGTGTTCGGCCACGCGAAGCAGGGTGCGGCGTTCGGGCACACCAAGATCGGCGGCCACAATGTGCGGCTGCGGGGTTACCACCCGCTGCTGACCACGCTGTCCACGCCCCGATCGGCGCCGGTGGTTGCCGCCACGAGGATGCGTGGCGGCAACGCCGGCTCGGCGCGGGGTGCGGCGTCGTTGGTCACCGAGACGATCAACCTTGCACGGCGGTGCGGCGCCGGGCCGGGCCGGATGCTGTTTCGCGGTGATTCCGCCTTCTACGTAGGCGAAGTCGTCTCCGCCTGCCGGGCGCAAGGTGTGGAGGTGTCGATCACGGTGGCGCAGTATCCGAACGTGCAGCGCGCGATCGCCGGCATCGCCGAGGACGCGTGGACGGCGATCAAGTATCCCCAGGCCGTCTGGGACGAGGCCAGCCAGTCCTGGGTCAGTGACGCCGAGATCGCGGAAACCGAATTCACCGCCTTCGCCAGCGATAAAGCCCATCGGGTGGCTGGTCGGTTGATCGTGCGCAGGGTCAAAGACAAAAACCACGCTGATGCCCTGTTTCCCGTCTGGCGGTATCACGCCTGCTTCACCACCAGCAGCCAGCCGCTGGTCGAGGCGGAGAAAACCCACCGTGCGCACGCGATCATCGAACATGTCAACGACGACCTCAAACACGGCCCGCTGGCCCACATCCCATCCGGGGTCTTCAGCGCCAACGCCGCCTGGCTGACGCTGGCCGCCCTGACCCACAACCTGCTGCGCGCCGCAGGCAGTCTGACCAGTGCTTTCCACGCCAAAGCCCGCGCCGCGACCCTGCGCCGCACACTGATCAACATCCCGGCACGGGTGGCCCGACGAGCCCGCTCGATCACACTGCACCTCCCGGAAAACTGGCCCCGCCAACACGACTGGCACCACCTGTTCCACACCACCCACGCCCCACCCGAAACAGCCTGA
- a CDS encoding YrhB domain-containing protein, which produces MNELAERARSWLHGTYGQRVVLRGEEAILSTERAAFFGCRYVESAEPMLAATICVPLDGAEPFPASNAGPVDEALNLSRAEPGSWRWRVNAGNCVIATDAAVSCRPASALPWDPAGETPGWWDRMLATYFPDAEVLTCTTWEDASRTIVDGGVGTRAVVWLRRQLDGRELAGHLLYADYHDDNVVFLDGLRGTVAEQDDAEVAELVVARFHRPQGDSVGGLLPWEVAADEFLRAVEKADAWLAYRYDGEVELVSPDPADETERGWLFACTTRSFQQSGDWRDQMLDAALVVPKAAGEEPFGLPNRDPWAWLDDWNAGKPGLMPPPEPAQAGWFGPMVAELGPVVGISVQEHWFGVLEEIASFPAQTQALVWLRRKDTRGRESVGHLLLAVNDTDGVQLFDPMDGRAQPLIETAPFEFRVMRFGS; this is translated from the coding sequence ATGAACGAGCTCGCGGAGCGGGCGCGCTCCTGGTTGCACGGCACCTATGGGCAGCGTGTGGTGTTGAGGGGTGAGGAGGCGATCCTCTCGACGGAGCGGGCTGCGTTCTTCGGTTGCCGCTATGTGGAGTCTGCCGAGCCGATGTTGGCGGCGACGATCTGCGTGCCTCTGGATGGGGCGGAACCGTTTCCCGCGTCTAATGCTGGTCCGGTCGATGAGGCCCTCAATTTGTCCCGGGCCGAGCCGGGGTCGTGGCGCTGGCGGGTCAACGCAGGTAACTGTGTGATCGCGACCGATGCCGCGGTGAGTTGCCGGCCTGCCTCGGCGCTGCCGTGGGATCCGGCCGGCGAAACGCCGGGCTGGTGGGATCGGATGCTGGCGACGTATTTCCCCGATGCCGAGGTCTTGACCTGCACGACGTGGGAGGATGCGAGCAGGACCATTGTGGACGGGGGTGTGGGGACCCGGGCAGTGGTGTGGTTGCGCCGTCAGCTCGACGGGCGTGAACTGGCCGGTCACCTGCTGTATGCGGACTACCACGATGACAACGTGGTCTTTCTCGACGGTCTGCGGGGGACTGTCGCGGAGCAGGACGACGCCGAGGTAGCTGAGCTTGTGGTGGCGCGTTTTCACCGCCCGCAAGGTGATTCCGTCGGCGGGCTGCTGCCGTGGGAAGTCGCGGCGGACGAATTCCTCCGGGCCGTCGAGAAAGCGGACGCGTGGCTGGCGTACCGCTACGATGGCGAGGTGGAGCTTGTTTCTCCTGATCCGGCCGACGAGACCGAGCGTGGCTGGCTGTTCGCCTGCACCACCCGGAGTTTCCAGCAGAGTGGCGACTGGCGCGATCAAATGCTCGACGCGGCCCTGGTGGTTCCGAAAGCAGCTGGTGAAGAGCCGTTCGGCCTGCCCAACCGTGATCCGTGGGCGTGGCTGGACGACTGGAACGCCGGAAAACCGGGGTTGATGCCACCGCCGGAACCCGCGCAGGCTGGGTGGTTCGGCCCTATGGTGGCCGAGCTCGGCCCCGTGGTCGGTATCAGCGTCCAAGAGCATTGGTTCGGGGTTCTGGAGGAGATCGCCTCTTTTCCCGCGCAAACCCAGGCGCTGGTGTGGCTGCGCAGGAAGGACACCCGGGGCCGGGAGAGCGTCGGCCACCTGTTGTTGGCCGTGAACGATACCGACGGTGTTCAACTCTTTGACCCGATGGACGGGCGT